The Cydia amplana chromosome 19, ilCydAmpl1.1, whole genome shotgun sequence genome includes a window with the following:
- the LOC134657173 gene encoding armadillo repeat-containing protein 2: MGERGARRGAGGAPFYAPPRRKTSAEIISEARAALYGDMSGASSSAGSGGALRPLRTRRPFTPREPQRVLFGERARRDPRPPSAFDLKHLSLCESSEDARVEEEINHALYLETQNTRKKAARQPAHQSTEKAVEGWSAFPKLPHLSGKSKPLHRRNTTGQTTPDGSKSDVDLANIISITRPLGRESAGDDFCTELNSKSLSPDPGIRRKHFATTKSQSYDVGGGYPLGSIPVKHLAVQLPNTSTSEDLENMTVLELAEALSQRSRDVERTVLLMEALQNCLEKSMPATSLRDMALRSFYTHIDSDDERVLVAIARAMLTMRVTGAHLAAACKLVFKIARNDKNDHFFRNTNLLELLVEGCGRADPLSEGECCVYGAGALRFLALEPRLCALAHSAGALHLASLHLKILNSAKAENPRGVSEQSTHALYQLTGALRNLASGERAARAFVSSGALGELLAALAHHTDRAVLTNVARCLSVLSANESCCLWLCGAPSSAGALLRALAACAARAPLAVRLAYVLGNMAAATDQARLNIYNEEGGVDVLLTILESYTKRNNDHEVRDSDSDPDMHLVGTDMGGSDGSNEDVLIKTVRVVANLCLTERAGRGLCAAHAERTVRALLGCLELAEKPHEPMDNQSEEGTMDRREELATAALATLNNVTFYRETPAPPDPLAEPLDDICKATCRWLGGGGGANAACEAVRALGNLSRSQRAAQLIVLEGVLDALPAFLHHEEASVRCAAAGVLVNVCGAGCSARSAGQAAARALGAAAAARDAPAAALLARALWNAHAHSPLAPASTKQAAAALAAFIDDESVFAACEAPAAGERRASDPEIKHHVKFELDNNNYSNKEFQRPTVVKAHSVEHELHLEGCSEENSDHALSGEDLGFEEGDMLVEDGCECGPCRRLAAWEELVGVAIPLLEKLKPPRSDASVGTD, translated from the exons ACATGAGCGGAGCGTCGAGCAGCGCCGGAAGCGGTGGCGCGCTCCGCCCGCTGCGTACTCGCCGCCCGTTCACACCGAGAGAACCACAGCGCGTACTGTTTGGAGAAAGGGCGAGGAGGGACCCACGTCCACCCAGTGCGTTCGA CCTTAAACACCTGAGCCTGTGTGAGAGCAGCGAGGATGCTCGCGTCGAGGAGGAAATCAACCACGCTCTGTATCTCGAAACGCAGAACACCAGGAAAAAGGCC GCCCGCCAGCCAGCTCATCAGTCTACAGAAAAAGCTGTCGAGGGTTGGAGCGCGTTCCCGAAGCTCCCGCACCTCAGCGGGAAGAGCAAGCCGCTGCATCGCAGGAACACTACGGGACAGACCACGCCTGATG GATCGAAGAGCGATGTAGATCTCGCCAATATCATATCGATAACGCGCCCTCTGGGAAGAGAAAGTGCTGGCGACGACTTTTGTACGGAACTGAACAGTAAAT CTCTGAGCCCAGACCCTGGGATACGTCGCAAGCATTTTGCGACGACAAAATCACAGTCATACGACGTTGGAGGTGGATATCCGCTGGGGAGCATACCTGTCAAACATCTCGCAGTTCAACTCCCGAATACTTCAACGTCTGAAGACTTGGAGAA TATGACAGTGCTAGAGCTCGCCGAGGCCCTCTCCCAGCGCAGCCGAGACGTCGAACGAACAGTGCTGCTGATGGAGGCCCTTCAGAACTGCCTCGAGAAGTCCATGCCAGCTACCAGTCTCAGAGACATGGCGCTGCGTTCGTTCTACACGCACATAGATAGTGATGATGAGAGGGTGCTGGTCGCTATAGCGAGGGCTATGCTTACG ATGAGAGTTACGGGGGCCCATTTAGCGGCTGCTTGCAAACTGGTCTTTAAGATTGCAAGAAATGACAAGAATGATCACTTCTTCAGGAACACTAATTTGTTAG AGCTGCTAGTGGAAGGCTGCGGGCGCGCCGACCCGCTATCCGAGGGCGAATGTTGCGTCTACGGAGCAGGCGCGTTACGTTTCCTAGCGCTGGAGCCGCGACTGTGCGCCCTCGCTCACAGCGCAGGCGCGCTACACCTGGCCTCATTGCATTTGAAAATATTGAATAGTGCT AAAGCCGAGAACCCCCGAGGCGTGTCAGAGCAGTCCACACACGCGCTCTACCAGCTAACGGGGGCGCTACGGAACTTGGCGAGTGGCGAGCGAGCGGCGCGAGCATTCGTGTCGAGCGGCGCGCTCGGCGAGCTGCTCGCCGCGCTTGCGCACCATACCGACCGCGCTGTGCTCACTAACGTTGCGCGGTGTCTTAG TGTTCTTTCAGCGAACGAGTCGTGCTGCCTCTGGCTATGCGGAGCCCCATCAAGCGCAGGCGCCCTGCTGCGCGCGCTGGCGGcgtgcgcggcgcgggcgccgctCGCCGTGCGCCTGGCGTACGTGCTCGGCAACATGGCCGCCGCTACTGATCAGGCCAGGCTGAAT ATTTACAACGAAGAGGGCGGAGTGGACGTTTTACTGACGATCCTGGAGTCGTACACGAAAAGGAACAACGACCACGAAGTTAGGGATTCGGATAGCGATCCCGATATGCATTTAGTAG GCACAGACATGGGTGGTTCTGATGGCTCCAACGAAGACGTGCTAATTAAG ACAGTCCGAGTGGTAGCTAACCTGTGCCTTACCGAGCGCGCGGGGCGTGGATTGTGCGCCGCGCATGCAGAGCGGACCGTGCGTGCGTTGCTTGGCTGCCTCGAACTTGCGGAGAAACCCCATGAACCGATG GACAACCAATCAGAGGAAGGTACGATGGACCGCCGAGAAGAATTAGCCACGGCAGCGCTGGCGACGCTCAACAACGTCACGTTCTACCGCGAGACGCCTGCGCCTCCCGATCCTCTGGCTGAACCTCTGGACGATATCTGCAAAG CAACGTGTCGATGgctgggcggcggcggcggcgcgaacgCGGCGTGCGAGGCGGTGCGCGCGCTCGGCAACCTGTCGCGCTCGCAGCGCGCGGCGCAGCTCATCGTGCTCGAGGGCGTGCTAGACGCGCTGCCCGCCTTCCTGCATCACG AGGAAGCCAGCGTCCgctgcgccgccgccggcgtGCTGGTGAACGTGTGCGGCGCGGGGTGCTCGGCGCGCTCGGCGGGgcaggcggcggcgcgcgcgctgggcgcggcggcggcggcgcgcgacgCGCCCGCGGCCGCGCTGCTCGCGCGCGCGCTGTGGAACGCGCACGCTCACAGCCCGCTCGCGCCCGCCAGCACCAAGCAAGCTGCGGCGGCCCTTGCGGCGTTCATTG ACGACGAATCCGTGTTCGCCGCGTGTGAGGCGCCCGCTGCGGGCGAGCGGCGCGCCAGCGATCCGGAAATAAAACATCAC GTGAAGTTCGAGCTCGACAACAACAACTATTCAAACAAGGAGTTCCAGCGGCCGACGGTCGTCAAGGCGCACAGCGTCGAACACGAGTTGCATCTCGAGGGCTGCTCGGAGGAGAATAGCGACCATGCGCTGTCGGGCGAAGATCTTGG GTTTGAAGAAGGGGACATGCTGGTAGAAGACGGGTGCGAGTGCGGGCCGTGCCGGCGATTGGCGGCCTGGGAAGAGCTCGTGGGCGTTGCCATCCCACTGCTGGAGAAACTCAAACCACCGCGGTCTGACGCGTCCGTTGGCACCGACTAG
- the LOC134656897 gene encoding uncharacterized protein LOC134656897, with protein MARGRLACVFALSLLGNALCVPVDVPRHRRGYNDNELDSDETSRSDLMSTDTSVDEGSVAPIDPAVSLPPVTNTYEGKRKEFQAADSLDDDDDDSLEMQTSSTGGGGSNIISLLNLVNGLFPSSGGANFQRILRSILREYIRRYPQPLLLPQNKLIRRQGIFDNEIDIDDTFDLRPPPFQRQESDENGSNSDSNVSETKESDERKKSQEKSDEHDSDESNESDENDAGESLEDDDDDDNGDNNASQQNEDSKPASDGNGGDSNGDNDSDYDDDEPPGGGDGQGGGILGILAGSSGDNGESDLGSLLATISGIVVSLSGDGIDVNSLIASGIGLFVGLLSEGEENPGTIIGQYLLTSLDTITGGGAKNNGAFFGKFLSKLISGTSAGEAPEGASDESGEPQGPKDSAGFLSSLLMGLSADMSKTSSAGSSKW; from the exons ATGGCGAGAGGTCGACTTGCTTGTGTGTTCGCGTTGAGTCTTCTGGGGAACGCTTTATGCGTTCCTGTGGACGTGCCAAGACATAGGAGAGGATACA ATGACAATGAGCTGGATTCAGATGAAACTTCGCGGAGTGATTTGATG AGCACAGATACCTCAGTAGATGAGGGTTCAGTGGCGCCCATCGACCCGGCGGTATCCCTCCCGCCCGTCACGAACACCTACGAAGGCAAACGGAAAGAGTTCCAAGCAGCAGACTCGCttgatgacgatgatgatgattctcTCGAGATGCAGACTTCGTCGACAGGCGGCGGTGGGAGCAACATCATCAGCTTGTTGAACTTGGTGAATGGGCTGTTCCCGTCATCTGGAGGCGCTAAC TTTCAGAGAATACTTCGCAGTATACTTCGAGAGTATATAAGACGTTACCCACAACCACTGCTCCTACCTCAAAACAAATTAATACGAAGACAAGGAATCTTTGATAATGAAATTGACATTGACGACACGTTCGACTTGAGACCACCTCCTTTCCAAAGACAAGAAAGCGATGAGAACGGTTCAAACAGCGATAGCAATGTATCAGAAACGAAAGAGTCAGATGAACGTAAAAAAAGTCAGGAGAAATCTGACGAACATGATTCTGATGAAAGCAACGAGTCTGACGAAAATGATGCTGGAGAAAGTTTAGAggatgatgacgatgatgataATGGGGACAATAATGCGTCTCAGCAAAACGAGGATTCTAAGCCGGCGTCAGATGGGAATGGAGGTGATAGTAATGGCGATAACGATTCTGATTATGATGACGATGAACcgccaggaggcggggatggaCAAGGCGGCGGTATTTTGGGAATACTGGCTGGGTCGAGCGGC GATAACGGCGAGTCAGATCTGGGATCTTTACTGGCGACAATCAGTGGTATTGTGGTCAGTCTCAGT GGTGACGGTATAGATGTGAACAGCCTCATAGCGTCCGGGATAGGACTGTTCGTGGGCCTGCTATCAGAGGGTGAAGAGAACCCGGGCACTATAATAGGGCAGTATCTTTTGACGTCTCTGGATACTATCACTGGAGGGGGCGCG AAAAATAACGGAGCATTCTTTGGAAAGTTCTTATCTAAACTAATTAGCGGAACAAGTGCG GGCGAGGCCCCCGAGGGCGCCTCAGACGAGAGCGGGGAGCCGCAGGGCCCGAAGGACTCCGCCGGGTTCTTATCAAGCCTGCTCATGGGCCTCTCAGCAGACATGTCCAAAACCAGCTCGGCTGGGAGCTCCAAATGGTGA
- the LOC134656952 gene encoding farnesol dehydrogenase-like — MERWMGQTAVVTGAGSGIGAATAAALAETCLRVVAVDIAPENAITDYLSPLLKPEFLKNVIPKQVDVTDHKRLEELFCWIDKFGGVSVLVNCAGVMFPGQVTDVGKDVVSAENLSRTLDVNTKGVILCSKFAVASMKKRSIDGHIVNINSLAGHYVPFNSHMNVYSASKHAITAFNGLLSQELADFNSKIKLTSISPGNTMTELASKSLDYVSKESNDVALQASDVAGAVLYALSTPPNVNINELIITSVGEKRL; from the exons ATGGAGCGATGGATGGGACAGACCGCGGTAGTGACGGGAGCTGGGTCGGGAATCGGTGCTGCCACTGCCGCTGCTTTGGCCGAGACGTGTCTGAGGGTCGTCGCTGTCGACATAGCCCCAGAGAACGCTATCACCGAT TACCTAAGTCCGCTGCTGAAGCCCGAGTTCCTGAAGAACGTAATCCCGAAGCAGGTGGACGTGACGGACCACAAGCGCCTCGAAGAGTTGTTTTGCTGGATTGACAAGTTCGGTGGTGTGAGCGTCCTCGTCAACTGTGCTGGGGTCATGTTCCCTGGCCAGGTCACTG ACGTGGGTAAAGACGTCGTGAGCGCGGAGAATCTGAGCCGAACGCTGGACGTGAACACCAAAGGGGTGATCCTGTGCTCCAAGTTCGCTGTCGCCTCCATGAAGAAGCGTAGCATCGATGGCCACATCGTCAACATTAACAG CTTAGCGGGCCATTACGTGCCTTTCAACTCGCATATGAACGTGTACTCGGCCTCTAAACACGCCATCACCGCTTTCAACGGCCTCCTTAGCCAAGAGCTGGCGGACTTCAACAGCAAGATCAAGCTTACG AGCATCTCACCGGGCAACACGATGACTGAGCTCGCAAGCAAGTCGCTCGATTATGTTAGTAAGGAATCTAATGACGTGGCGCTTCAAGCCAGCGACGTCGCCGGCGCCGTGCTGTATGCGCTCTCTACACCGCCTAACGTTAAT ATCAACGAATTAATCATCACCTCGGTAGGAGAGAAGCGACTATAA